The following are from one region of the Sandaracinus amylolyticus genome:
- a CDS encoding serine/threonine protein kinase, with protein sequence MNASLAAPDHPARIGPFPVLARLACGGMAEIFLAKRTCVGGFERRVVVKRMLPHLARDPWLAHALADEGRVMARLRHPNVVAVEELGHDDVSLYLVMEHLVGASLSAIARGMRAAKDRMHPALAMHVVAELCAGLHAAHELRDEKGRWLALVHRDVSPHNVFVTAFGEVKLLDFGIAYSKESRGHANGSVAQGKLGYMAAEQFTEAHPDRRTDVYAAGVVLHELLTGERLFGRATDSETVNAVLLERVPRPSERVPGLAISREVEDIVMCALSRDPAQRFETAEQMRDALRMHLGPVPPELRDALGQLAIAHGPPELTRPAPRAKESATVPAVRRTDVPPHSGIRRVMTEDVDGATRPPRPSVARPPPRRARWLLAGALATALGLAALASSEPTTTSTERVHLVIESVPSAAEVRVDDRVLGRTPIALELDREETPVVIALRSADHLTVTTMVVPDADRTLRIEMPRATIDAP encoded by the coding sequence ATGAACGCGAGCCTCGCTGCTCCCGACCATCCCGCGCGCATCGGGCCCTTCCCGGTGCTCGCGCGTCTCGCGTGCGGAGGCATGGCGGAGATCTTCCTCGCCAAGCGCACGTGCGTCGGCGGCTTCGAGCGGCGCGTGGTCGTGAAGCGGATGCTCCCGCACCTCGCGCGCGATCCCTGGCTCGCCCACGCGCTCGCCGACGAAGGTCGGGTGATGGCGCGGCTGCGTCATCCCAACGTCGTCGCGGTCGAGGAGCTCGGCCACGACGACGTGTCGCTCTACCTCGTGATGGAGCACCTCGTCGGCGCGAGCCTCTCGGCGATCGCGCGCGGGATGCGCGCCGCGAAGGATCGCATGCACCCCGCGCTCGCGATGCACGTGGTGGCCGAGCTCTGCGCCGGCCTGCACGCGGCGCACGAGCTCCGCGACGAGAAGGGACGCTGGCTCGCGCTCGTGCATCGCGACGTCTCGCCGCACAACGTGTTCGTCACCGCGTTCGGCGAGGTGAAGCTGCTCGACTTCGGCATCGCGTACTCGAAGGAGTCGCGCGGGCACGCGAACGGCAGCGTCGCGCAGGGAAAGCTCGGATACATGGCGGCCGAGCAGTTCACGGAGGCGCATCCCGATCGACGCACCGACGTCTACGCGGCCGGCGTGGTGCTCCACGAGCTGCTCACCGGCGAGCGCCTGTTCGGTCGCGCGACCGACTCCGAGACCGTGAACGCAGTGTTGCTCGAGCGCGTCCCTCGCCCGAGCGAGCGGGTGCCGGGGCTCGCGATCTCGCGCGAGGTCGAGGACATCGTCATGTGCGCGCTCTCGCGCGATCCCGCGCAGCGCTTCGAGACCGCGGAGCAGATGCGCGATGCGCTGCGCATGCACCTCGGGCCCGTCCCGCCGGAGCTGCGCGATGCGCTCGGGCAGCTCGCGATCGCGCACGGTCCGCCCGAGCTCACACGCCCTGCCCCGCGCGCGAAGGAGAGCGCGACGGTGCCCGCGGTCCGCCGCACCGACGTGCCGCCCCACTCGGGGATCCGTCGCGTGATGACCGAGGACGTCGACGGGGCCACGCGACCTCCGCGTCCTTCCGTCGCGCGGCCGCCGCCGAGGCGCGCCCGATGGCTCCTCGCGGGCGCGCTCGCCACCGCGCTCGGCCTCGCCGCACTGGCGAGCAGCGAACCGACGACCACGAGCACCGAGCGCGTGCACCTCGTCATCGAGAGCGTTCCGTCGGCCGCCGAGGTGCGCGTCGACGATCGCGTGCTCGGCCGCACCCCGATCGCGCTCGAGCTCGATCGCGAGGAGACGCCCGTGGTGATCGCGCTCCGCAGCGCCGATCACCTCACCGTGACCACGATGGTCGTGCCCGAC
- the rimI gene encoding ribosomal protein S18-alanine N-acetyltransferase: MTARDLDEVAGIARSGFEHAWTRDAFADELARDVAHCRVVRTEPGGPIRAYAVWWLVAGEQSLLTVSTAPDARRQGLARALLREMLDEGRAHGADACFLEVRPSNAPAIALYRSLGFEPFDVRPRYYDDGEDAWILRAPVADPR; this comes from the coding sequence ATGACCGCGCGCGATCTCGACGAGGTCGCGGGGATCGCGCGGAGCGGGTTCGAGCACGCGTGGACGCGCGATGCGTTCGCGGACGAGCTGGCGCGCGACGTCGCGCACTGCCGCGTGGTGCGCACCGAGCCCGGAGGACCGATCCGCGCGTACGCCGTGTGGTGGCTCGTCGCCGGCGAGCAGAGCCTGCTCACCGTCTCGACTGCGCCCGACGCGCGACGCCAGGGCCTCGCGCGCGCGCTGCTTCGCGAGATGCTCGACGAGGGCCGCGCGCACGGCGCCGACGCGTGCTTCCTCGAGGTCCGCCCCTCGAACGCGCCGGCGATCGCGCTCTACCGCAGCCTCGGCTTCGAGCCTTTCGACGTGCGCCCGCGGTACTACGACGATGGCGAGGACGCGTGGATCCTGCGCGCGCCGGTCGCGGACCCGCGATGA
- a CDS encoding cation diffusion facilitator family transporter, whose product MSAPSGEGDSLRVVIAALTGNLLIAISKFVAAFFSGSAATLAEAVHSVADTVNQVLLMVGLRRAARRPTLLHPFGHAVESYFWPFLVSIMIFLLGGAFAIYEGIEDLHELFAGHPVEPPGSRIWSYAVLGTSFAFESYSCFVAAREFQKMRKGRSVWETLMHAKDPTIPVVLMEDTAALLGLGIALVSVALSHVTGWSGFDAIGSLLIGCVLGGVAWVLARRTHSLLLGEAASPEDRALVETIAREVPGVDAVTQLLSMHLGPQHVLLALKVGFDRNLAIEGVEAAIDTLESRIREALPHMRFIFVEPDSDYLLERDPERPVPVRGFTK is encoded by the coding sequence ATGTCGGCTCCGAGCGGTGAAGGCGACAGCCTTCGCGTGGTCATTGCAGCGCTGACCGGGAACCTGCTGATCGCGATCAGCAAATTCGTCGCGGCGTTCTTCTCGGGCAGCGCGGCGACGCTCGCCGAGGCAGTGCACAGCGTCGCCGACACCGTGAACCAGGTGCTGCTGATGGTCGGCCTGCGTCGCGCCGCGCGCCGCCCGACGTTGCTGCATCCGTTCGGGCACGCGGTCGAGAGCTACTTCTGGCCGTTCCTCGTCTCGATCATGATCTTCCTCCTCGGCGGCGCGTTCGCGATCTACGAGGGCATCGAGGATCTCCACGAGCTCTTCGCGGGGCACCCCGTGGAGCCGCCCGGCTCGCGCATCTGGAGCTACGCGGTCCTCGGCACCTCGTTCGCGTTCGAGAGCTACTCGTGCTTCGTCGCGGCGCGCGAGTTCCAGAAGATGCGCAAGGGCCGGAGCGTCTGGGAGACCCTTATGCACGCGAAGGATCCGACGATCCCCGTCGTGCTGATGGAGGACACCGCGGCGCTGCTCGGCCTCGGCATCGCGCTCGTCTCGGTCGCGCTCAGCCACGTGACCGGCTGGAGCGGCTTCGACGCGATCGGCTCGCTGCTGATCGGCTGCGTGCTCGGCGGGGTCGCGTGGGTGCTCGCGCGCCGCACCCACTCGCTGCTCCTCGGCGAAGCGGCGAGCCCCGAGGACCGCGCGCTGGTCGAGACGATCGCGCGCGAGGTCCCGGGCGTCGACGCGGTCACGCAGCTGCTGTCGATGCACCTCGGCCCGCAGCACGTGCTGCTCGCGCTGAAGGTCGGCTTCGATCGCAACCTCGCGATCGAGGGGGTCGAGGCCGCGATCGACACGCTCGAGTCGCGCATCCGCGAGGCCCTGCCCCACATGCGCTTCATCTTCGTCGAGCCCGACTCGGACTATCTCCTCGAGCGCGATCCCGAGCGCCCGGTGCCGGTCCGCGGCTTCACGAAGTGA